The following are encoded in a window of Candidatus Bathyarchaeia archaeon genomic DNA:
- a CDS encoding metallophosphoesterase encodes MKILALADIHEAVKSAEVAAAEAQKLKADLITISGDITNFGGWEKAREILLALRKCNLPVIYVPGNCDLPEVFEMSVEGCFDLHGRIYSFGGYSFIGVGGSNPTPLGTPSEFEEKEILKILEEAMDSAENTGKLILLSHTPPFRTKLDRLSYTMSSHVGSHAVRSFIEKRKPILAICGHIHDACGVDKLGGSILVNPGSAKYGNFAFITLDGEVEVNLGGFNRGTARAEL; translated from the coding sequence ATGAAGATCCTCGCCTTAGCGGATATTCACGAAGCTGTTAAGTCAGCTGAGGTCGCTGCAGCTGAGGCTCAAAAACTTAAGGCCGATTTGATAACTATCTCGGGCGATATCACTAACTTTGGTGGATGGGAGAAGGCGAGAGAGATTCTTTTAGCGTTAAGAAAGTGCAATCTGCCAGTTATCTACGTTCCAGGGAACTGTGATCTGCCTGAAGTCTTTGAGATGAGCGTTGAAGGATGCTTTGATCTCCACGGGCGGATATACAGTTTTGGGGGCTACTCCTTCATAGGCGTGGGGGGTTCAAACCCAACACCCCTAGGTACACCCTCAGAGTTTGAAGAGAAAGAAATCTTAAAAATCCTAGAGGAGGCCATGGACTCCGCCGAAAATACGGGTAAGCTTATTCTGTTGTCTCACACCCCCCCATTCAGAACTAAATTGGACCGCTTGTCGTATACAATGTCCAGCCATGTGGGCAGTCATGCTGTAAGGTCATTCATAGAAAAGAGGAAACCTATACTTGCTATCTGTGGTCACATCCATGATGCGTGCGGCGTCGATAAACTTGGCGGGAGCATCCTTGTGAACCCTGGGTCTGCCAAATACGGCAATTTTGCCTTTATCACCTTGGATGGGGAGGTTGAGGTGAATCTTGGCGGCTTTAACCGCGGTACCGCTCGTGCAGAGCTTTGA
- a CDS encoding phosphopantothenate/pantothenate synthetase produces the protein MKIPDSHPRAESLRIREKLIKAHMEGLVATAGLIAHGRGEAFDYLLGEQTLPFAKRAERVAVALLLKAEKKVISVNGNSAALCAGDLVELSRLTGAQLEVNLFYRSEERELAIANELKRWGASEVLGVEAAASTSIPGLMGGRGKVDARGIAEAEVVLVPLEDGDRTAFLRKAGKVVIAIDLNPFSRTSQTASVTIIDNIVRALPNMLNEAQLLKQSPEKLDSIVLEYDNSETLSEAINFINSRLQHIANITRRNHARGA, from the coding sequence ATGAAGATACCGGACTCGCATCCAAGGGCTGAATCGCTCAGGATTAGGGAGAAGCTGATTAAAGCCCATATGGAGGGTTTAGTTGCGACAGCAGGCTTAATAGCCCACGGCAGAGGTGAGGCGTTCGATTATCTGTTAGGAGAGCAAACTCTACCCTTCGCGAAAAGAGCAGAGAGGGTAGCTGTTGCATTACTATTGAAAGCTGAGAAAAAGGTGATCTCAGTAAATGGAAACTCGGCAGCTTTATGTGCTGGCGATCTAGTTGAACTGAGCCGGTTGACTGGCGCGCAACTTGAGGTGAACCTCTTCTATAGAAGTGAAGAACGGGAGTTAGCGATAGCGAATGAACTCAAACGGTGGGGTGCCTCTGAGGTTCTAGGCGTGGAAGCCGCTGCCTCAACTAGCATACCTGGATTAATGGGCGGCAGGGGGAAAGTTGATGCGCGTGGAATTGCGGAAGCGGAGGTTGTGCTAGTTCCTCTAGAGGATGGAGATAGAACCGCTTTTCTCAGAAAGGCTGGCAAAGTCGTCATCGCAATTGACCTCAACCCTTTTTCAAGAACATCCCAGACGGCATCTGTAACTATAATTGACAACATCGTCAGAGCCCTCCCGAATATGTTGAATGAGGCACAGCTCTTGAAGCAGTCGCCAGAGAAACTAGACTCCATAGTGCTGGAGTACGACAACTCAGAAACCTTAAGTGAGGCTATAAATTTCATAAACTCGAGGCTACAACATATAGCGAACATTACACGCCGAAACCATGCTAGAGGCGCCTGA
- a CDS encoding FKBP-type peptidyl-prolyl cis-trans isomerase — protein sequence MPTVKGDFILLEYTAKVKESGEIFDTSSADVARQANIFRENANYEPILVVLGENWVLKSLDEKLIGLEVGKKETVEIPPEKAFGFRDPSKIKSIPLKKFDTKTPLRPGMEIELEGRTAVVRSVGAGRVLVDFNLPLAGRTLVYEVEVKGLLKTPLEKIRGLIHRRLPSVPPEKFGVDIRDRQVEIVVAEEALSLEGLNLALRGIAFDIQKFFPEIDVVQFVERYERKSVKAESGKEEPKPQSADVHM from the coding sequence GTGCCGACAGTAAAAGGGGACTTCATTCTACTTGAGTATACAGCTAAGGTCAAAGAGAGTGGAGAGATTTTCGACACCTCCTCGGCTGATGTGGCTAGGCAGGCCAACATATTCCGTGAAAATGCCAACTATGAACCTATCCTCGTAGTCCTCGGAGAGAACTGGGTTTTGAAGAGCCTCGACGAGAAACTCATCGGACTTGAGGTTGGGAAGAAGGAGACCGTCGAGATACCCCCAGAAAAAGCCTTTGGATTTAGGGATCCCTCCAAAATCAAGTCGATCCCTCTGAAGAAATTCGACACAAAAACGCCCCTTCGCCCTGGTATGGAGATCGAGCTCGAGGGAAGAACAGCCGTAGTTCGGAGTGTGGGGGCAGGGCGAGTTCTGGTCGATTTCAACTTGCCTCTGGCTGGGCGGACACTGGTCTATGAGGTTGAGGTTAAAGGCTTACTTAAAACTCCTCTTGAGAAGATTAGAGGTTTAATTCACCGCCGGCTTCCATCGGTTCCCCCCGAGAAGTTCGGTGTGGATATCAGAGATAGGCAGGTGGAAATCGTGGTGGCTGAGGAGGCTCTCTCCTTGGAGGGGTTGAACTTGGCGTTGCGAGGAATAGCGTTTGACATCCAAAAATTCTTCCCAGAAATAGATGTGGTGCAATTCGTAGAACGGTATGAGCGGAAGAGTGTTAAGGCTGAGTCTGGTAAGGAAGAACCGAAACCTCAATCAGCCGACGTTCATATGTAG
- the hxlA gene encoding 3-hexulose-6-phosphate synthase translates to MKFERPVLQLALDFISFDRALKVAEEAVRGGVDWIEAGTPLIKSEGIEAVRRLKKSFKEHTILADMKTVDTGAIEVEMAARAGADVVILLGTADEITVREAVEAGRRLGSKIMVDLLGVENATKRALQLENLGVDYICAHTGIDQQMRGVDPLKVLREVVEAVHVPVAVAGGINSETAASAVEMGASIVIVGGAITKAANAERAAAAIKRAMVSRKPLPTKHYKKYGESDLVRVFREVSTPNISDALQRKGEMRGIKPIVEGVKAVGKAVTVRTYPGDWAKPIEAIDIADPQSVIVIDAGGGMEAVWGELATLSCIKRGLSGVVIDGGIRDVDAIRELKFPAFARHINPTAGEPRGLGEINVEVTCGGIKVRPGDWIIGDENGIVVVSAEAAVEVANRAEDVFEKEIRIREEIKRGCTLSGILQLKRWEKDLG, encoded by the coding sequence ATGAAGTTTGAGAGACCGGTCCTTCAGCTTGCACTCGACTTCATCAGTTTTGATAGGGCATTGAAGGTGGCCGAAGAAGCCGTGAGAGGCGGCGTGGATTGGATTGAGGCTGGAACACCTCTTATAAAGAGCGAAGGCATCGAAGCCGTTAGAAGATTGAAGAAAAGTTTCAAAGAGCACACTATTTTGGCAGATATGAAAACTGTTGACACCGGCGCCATAGAAGTGGAGATGGCGGCGAGAGCGGGCGCCGATGTAGTTATCCTTCTTGGTACAGCTGACGAGATCACCGTCCGAGAGGCAGTTGAAGCTGGCAGGCGGTTGGGATCGAAGATCATGGTCGACCTCCTAGGCGTCGAGAACGCTACGAAGAGGGCATTACAGTTAGAAAACTTGGGGGTTGATTACATATGTGCGCACACAGGCATAGACCAGCAAATGCGGGGGGTGGACCCTCTGAAGGTTCTGAGAGAGGTTGTGGAAGCGGTGCACGTACCAGTCGCGGTAGCGGGAGGTATAAACAGTGAAACGGCCGCCTCAGCCGTTGAGATGGGCGCCAGCATAGTGATAGTGGGTGGAGCTATAACCAAGGCTGCAAATGCTGAGAGAGCGGCTGCCGCAATAAAGAGGGCCATGGTGAGCCGCAAGCCCCTCCCGACAAAACACTATAAAAAGTACGGGGAGAGTGATCTGGTGCGAGTCTTTAGAGAGGTATCAACCCCGAATATCTCTGATGCCCTTCAGAGGAAAGGCGAGATGAGGGGAATAAAACCTATAGTGGAGGGAGTTAAGGCTGTTGGCAAGGCTGTTACTGTAAGAACTTACCCAGGCGACTGGGCGAAACCGATAGAGGCGATAGACATAGCCGACCCTCAAAGTGTGATAGTAATCGACGCGGGTGGGGGGATGGAGGCGGTATGGGGGGAGTTGGCCACTCTAAGTTGCATAAAGAGGGGGCTGTCTGGTGTAGTGATAGACGGCGGAATAAGGGATGTCGACGCTATAAGGGAGCTCAAATTTCCAGCCTTTGCACGGCATATAAACCCGACTGCCGGCGAGCCGAGAGGGCTCGGGGAGATAAACGTAGAAGTAACCTGCGGCGGAATAAAGGTTCGGCCGGGTGACTGGATCATCGGTGACGAGAACGGTATAGTTGTTGTATCGGCTGAGGCTGCAGTGGAAGTAGCCAACCGTGCTGAAGATGTCTTCGAGAAGGAGATCAGGATAAGGGAGGAAATAAAGCGCGGGTGCACCCTCTCAGGAATCCTCCAATTGAAGAGGTGGGAGAAGGATTTAGGGTGA
- the sepF gene encoding cell division protein SepF, translating to MTSETESAAEATTKAAEKPKTTTYVKALPLSDYVDISKIKNELDAGNILIVKITPMAEKSIEDVKSAIDELKSYVETIGGDIARLGEERIVVTPSPIRIWRKKAIETITTQTAKPAETDY from the coding sequence ATGACTTCTGAAACCGAGTCTGCTGCTGAGGCAACAACGAAAGCTGCGGAGAAGCCAAAGACTACCACTTACGTTAAGGCTCTCCCCCTCTCCGACTATGTGGATATTTCAAAGATCAAGAATGAACTTGACGCTGGAAACATATTAATAGTCAAGATAACCCCGATGGCGGAGAAGAGCATTGAAGACGTGAAAAGCGCCATCGACGAGTTGAAGTCTTACGTGGAGACTATTGGGGGAGACATAGCAAGACTTGGGGAAGAACGAATAGTGGTGACACCCTCGCCCATAAGGATCTGGCGGAAGAAAGCTATAGAGACCATCACAACGCAGACAGCTAAGCCTGCTGAAACGGATTATTAA
- a CDS encoding UPF0179 family protein, with amino-acid sequence MGYLERKELNKSKVLTFIWEEQCREDFKFTYEGVAAECRGCRFAPVCHGNLAVHRTYRVSKLKDKIVECKAFGKHVRLVEVEEAVLEVAVRPESAINGAVIRFQPPICSEVSCKYYEKCVPAALREGDAIKIVSVGTGFNCPTYERRLIEVSVLPYQTQP; translated from the coding sequence TTGGGATATTTAGAGAGGAAAGAGTTGAACAAGAGTAAGGTGTTGACTTTTATCTGGGAAGAACAATGTAGAGAGGACTTTAAGTTCACTTACGAAGGAGTAGCAGCGGAGTGTAGAGGTTGCAGATTTGCACCTGTTTGCCACGGCAACCTCGCCGTACATAGAACCTACCGAGTTTCGAAATTGAAGGACAAGATAGTGGAGTGTAAGGCTTTCGGCAAACATGTGAGGCTCGTTGAAGTCGAAGAGGCCGTATTAGAGGTGGCAGTTCGGCCCGAATCCGCCATCAATGGCGCGGTTATTAGGTTCCAGCCACCCATCTGTTCAGAGGTCTCGTGTAAATATTACGAAAAATGTGTTCCAGCAGCCCTACGGGAGGGAGACGCAATAAAGATAGTGAGTGTAGGTACAGGTTTCAACTGCCCTACATATGAACGTCGGCTGATTGAGGTTTCGGTTCTTCCTTACCAGACTCAGCCTTAA
- a CDS encoding beta-CASP ribonuclease aCPSF1, producing the protein MNSEGTQAKIQQTILQHVPPEAEVTRIEFEGPRLAIYTKRPDVLVDKNYIVAEIANLLRKRITIRSDPSVRAPESEAEATIRSIVPPEAEITNLIFDHPLGEVVIEAKKPGLVICKNGSMLQEIIRTTRWRPHVLRSPPIPSKIIANIRHYLYSEVKDRERILRSVGERIFRPTLYRDKEVLLTPLGGFQQVGRSSILLRTKESNILIDAGINPATSDPAECFPRLDANEFNLEDLDAVIISHSHLDHCGLLPLLYKYEYDGPVYCSEPTLSLMTLLQLDYLDVLSKEGAPLPYDHKNVREVVLHAIPVNYGVVTDVAPDVRLTLHNAGHTLGSSILHLHVGEGVHNIVYTGDFKFMQTTLLEASTVAFPRVETLVMESTYGLPQDVMPSRANVEQKLASVVNETLSRGGKVLIPVLAVGRAQEIMLVLDEHMRKGLIKEVPIFIEGMINEVTAIHTAYPEYLSKELQSKILYEDLNPFQSDYFVPIKNPEARQEIVEGSPCIILATSGMLEGGPALEYLKHLASDEKNTLVLVSYQFEGTLGRRIQSGAREISLVNANGKVEALNVKMHVEFIEGFSGHSDRNQLIAYLKKMTPKPQRVIVCHGEKSKCLSLASAIRGLFKVNAVAPSNLETIRLC; encoded by the coding sequence TTGAACAGCGAAGGTACACAAGCTAAGATACAGCAAACCATATTACAGCACGTACCACCCGAGGCAGAGGTAACTAGGATAGAGTTTGAAGGTCCACGATTAGCTATCTACACTAAGCGGCCAGATGTTCTAGTAGATAAGAACTATATCGTAGCTGAGATCGCCAACCTGCTACGGAAAAGGATAACCATACGCTCAGATCCCTCCGTCAGGGCTCCTGAGAGTGAAGCCGAAGCAACTATTAGGAGCATTGTCCCGCCTGAAGCTGAGATAACTAATTTGATCTTCGACCACCCTTTGGGGGAGGTGGTGATAGAGGCAAAGAAGCCAGGCCTAGTAATTTGCAAGAATGGGTCTATGCTCCAAGAGATTATCAGAACGACAAGGTGGCGTCCTCATGTTCTGCGAAGCCCCCCTATTCCGTCAAAGATTATAGCGAACATTCGGCACTATCTCTACTCGGAGGTAAAAGACAGAGAACGCATCCTCCGCTCCGTTGGGGAGAGGATCTTCCGGCCGACATTATACCGTGATAAAGAAGTTCTCCTGACACCCTTAGGTGGATTCCAGCAAGTGGGAAGGTCTTCTATTCTGCTCAGGACGAAGGAAAGCAACATCCTCATCGATGCAGGCATAAATCCAGCTACCTCGGATCCTGCGGAGTGTTTCCCAAGGTTGGATGCCAACGAGTTCAACCTAGAGGATTTAGACGCTGTAATTATCTCACACTCCCACCTAGACCATTGCGGGCTACTGCCGTTACTCTATAAATATGAGTACGATGGGCCAGTTTACTGCTCAGAACCCACTTTGAGTCTCATGACTCTGCTCCAACTTGACTACCTTGATGTGCTCAGTAAGGAGGGGGCGCCACTCCCATACGACCATAAGAATGTCCGCGAAGTTGTCCTTCACGCTATCCCAGTTAATTACGGCGTCGTAACCGATGTGGCGCCTGATGTTAGATTGACACTACATAACGCAGGGCACACTCTCGGCTCGTCTATCTTGCATTTGCACGTAGGTGAAGGTGTTCATAACATTGTCTATACAGGGGACTTTAAGTTTATGCAGACTACGCTCCTAGAGGCCAGCACCGTCGCATTCCCTAGAGTTGAGACTTTAGTTATGGAGAGCACGTATGGGTTGCCGCAGGATGTTATGCCTAGTAGAGCGAATGTTGAGCAGAAGCTTGCAAGTGTCGTCAATGAGACACTTAGCCGAGGAGGTAAGGTTCTTATTCCAGTTCTCGCCGTGGGGCGGGCTCAAGAGATAATGTTGGTTTTAGATGAGCATATGCGTAAAGGTTTGATTAAAGAAGTTCCAATTTTTATAGAGGGGATGATAAATGAGGTCACAGCCATCCACACCGCCTACCCAGAGTATCTGTCAAAGGAGCTGCAGAGTAAGATCCTATACGAAGATCTCAACCCCTTCCAATCTGATTATTTCGTTCCAATTAAGAACCCTGAGGCCCGCCAAGAGATTGTAGAAGGTTCGCCGTGTATCATCTTAGCTACTTCAGGAATGCTGGAAGGGGGGCCAGCTCTCGAGTATCTCAAACACCTGGCCTCTGATGAGAAGAATACTCTTGTGCTGGTGAGTTATCAATTCGAAGGAACTTTGGGTCGCCGAATTCAATCGGGTGCTAGAGAGATCTCTTTGGTTAATGCTAACGGCAAAGTGGAGGCGTTGAATGTCAAAATGCATGTTGAGTTCATAGAAGGCTTCTCAGGCCACTCAGACAGGAATCAACTCATCGCATATCTAAAGAAGATGACACCCAAACCTCAGCGAGTTATCGTATGCCACGGGGAGAAGAGCAAGTGTCTAAGCCTTGCATCCGCGATTAGGGGACTATTTAAAGTGAATGCGGTCGCCCCCTCAAATTTGGAGACTATACGGCTATGTTGA
- the psmB gene encoding archaeal proteasome endopeptidase complex subunit beta yields MMEPYKLGTELVLKGTTTVGVICKDGVILATDTRVTMGTFVAHRRGKKVYPIDNHIAITIAGTVADAQNVVDILKANAALFRVSNRRPISVRATTQLAANILFANRWLPLSLQAILAGIDVEGAHIFTLDPFGSITEEKKFFATGSGSPVAFGILEDGYRENMSLNEAIQLVVRAVTAAMKRDAASGDSFDVAVVTTEGYRELSEGEKLQLLVI; encoded by the coding sequence ATGATGGAGCCATATAAACTTGGCACTGAACTGGTATTAAAGGGAACGACCACCGTGGGTGTCATCTGCAAAGATGGTGTCATCTTAGCTACGGATACAAGAGTTACGATGGGAACATTTGTCGCCCATAGGCGTGGCAAGAAAGTTTACCCAATAGACAACCACATTGCCATAACAATAGCAGGCACAGTCGCTGATGCCCAAAACGTGGTGGACATACTAAAAGCAAACGCTGCACTCTTCAGGGTTAGTAACAGAAGACCTATATCCGTTCGAGCAACCACACAGCTGGCCGCTAATATTCTGTTCGCCAATAGGTGGTTACCTCTGTCATTGCAAGCTATATTAGCTGGAATAGATGTTGAGGGAGCGCATATATTTACACTTGACCCATTTGGAAGTATCACGGAGGAGAAAAAATTCTTCGCTACTGGTTCTGGTTCCCCGGTAGCCTTTGGGATTTTGGAGGATGGTTATAGAGAAAATATGAGTTTAAATGAGGCTATCCAGCTTGTGGTAAGGGCGGTCACCGCGGCTATGAAGCGTGATGCGGCCAGTGGTGACAGTTTTGACGTAGCTGTTGTAACTACTGAAGGTTACCGTGAGCTTAGTGAGGGTGAAAAGCTTCAGCTTTTAGTTATTTAA
- a CDS encoding CBS domain-containing protein produces MVKVKAIMTKELVTVKPEATVAEASKVFAKNKVGSILVCEKDEPCGIITERDLVYNVLARELDPKKVLVKDIMSKPLVAIDENSEISEAAELMNAKNIRRIAIVDKKGKLAGIVTTSDIRRFVGEGSRFDLLKALHERYRG; encoded by the coding sequence ATGGTTAAAGTTAAGGCGATAATGACAAAGGAGTTAGTCACCGTGAAGCCCGAGGCCACTGTGGCGGAGGCTTCCAAGGTTTTCGCAAAAAACAAAGTTGGATCCATACTGGTCTGTGAGAAAGATGAGCCTTGTGGAATAATCACGGAAAGGGATCTTGTGTACAATGTGCTGGCGCGCGAGTTAGACCCGAAGAAAGTTTTAGTTAAGGATATAATGTCGAAGCCGCTGGTGGCTATTGACGAAAATTCTGAGATTAGCGAAGCCGCAGAGCTGATGAATGCGAAGAACATAAGGAGAATTGCCATTGTCGATAAGAAAGGCAAACTCGCTGGGATAGTCACCACCAGTGATATAAGAAGATTCGTCGGTGAAGGATCTAGGTTCGACCTGCTCAAAGCTCTGCACGAGCGGTACCGCGGTTAA
- a CDS encoding 2-dehydropantoate 2-reductase, with product MRIAVIGAGAIGSLFGGLLAKNGNDVTLIGRKDHVEAIRRLGLRIEGIQHCTVRDLWAVSDIDEVERRKYDLLLLTVKAYSTVQALSVARGLIKGGTPLLCLQNGLGVEELAMKLVQREDLMRGVTGCAAILDRPGVIIHTGMGETVIGELSGKITPRAQIVAEAFNSSGLTTKVTHNISDAVWMKTLVNAGINPFAALTGMKNGELIKVDGLRGLMVETVEEGRKVAERLGVELSGDPVLQMLTVAELTSENINSMLIDVERGRPTEIDFINGAISHVGGQVGVPTPLNRILTQLVKAKASKVSERIVERR from the coding sequence TTGAGGATAGCTGTCATAGGTGCTGGAGCTATTGGAAGCCTCTTTGGCGGTTTGCTTGCAAAAAATGGGAACGATGTAACATTGATAGGCCGAAAGGATCATGTGGAGGCGATTAGGCGGCTAGGTTTGAGGATTGAAGGCATTCAGCATTGCACAGTCAGAGACCTCTGGGCGGTAAGCGATATCGATGAGGTTGAGAGAAGGAAATATGATCTCTTGCTTCTCACCGTGAAAGCCTACTCTACGGTTCAAGCTCTCTCAGTTGCTAGAGGGTTGATAAAAGGTGGGACACCCCTGTTATGTCTCCAGAATGGGTTAGGTGTAGAAGAGCTAGCCATGAAGTTGGTCCAGCGGGAAGACTTGATGAGGGGTGTGACTGGGTGTGCAGCTATCCTTGATAGGCCAGGTGTGATCATACATACAGGGATGGGGGAGACGGTTATTGGGGAACTAAGTGGAAAGATCACGCCCAGAGCTCAAATAGTTGCGGAAGCTTTCAACAGTTCAGGGCTAACCACAAAAGTGACACATAACATCTCCGACGCAGTTTGGATGAAGACCTTAGTCAATGCAGGCATAAACCCCTTCGCCGCACTCACGGGAATGAAGAACGGGGAACTCATCAAAGTCGATGGACTGAGGGGGTTGATGGTTGAGACAGTGGAGGAAGGCCGTAAGGTGGCTGAGAGGTTAGGAGTCGAGCTGAGTGGCGACCCAGTTTTGCAGATGTTAACCGTGGCCGAGTTGACCTCAGAGAACATCAACTCCATGTTGATAGACGTGGAGCGAGGTCGACCTACTGAGATAGATTTCATAAATGGGGCTATATCACATGTAGGTGGGCAGGTCGGGGTGCCAACCCCCCTAAACAGAATTTTAACTCAGCTTGTTAAGGCTAAAGCATCAAAAGTTTCAGAGCGTATAGTTGAGCGGAGGTGA
- the mfnA gene encoding tyrosine decarboxylase MfnA yields the protein MGESEIRVLRELSRRLRSEPSYRRGRILSSMCTLPHPLALKTYMQFIDRNIGDPGLFPETSEIEKDVIRTLGGWLANPDACGYIVSGGSEANLTALWVARNAAKKTNPEVILPKTAHFSFEKAADLLRIKPVYVDTDENFVVKVDEVERAISENTVAIVGIAGTTALGTIDPLPELSEIATRHGVSLHVDAAFGGFVIPFLKEMGYTLPDFDFRLPGVCSITVDPHKMGMAPIPAGGILFRGEELLKDFGVKTQYIMGGGARSRTLGGTRPGASVCAVWALLKYLGWSGYRRVVRRCMRLTQKISEEVMRIEGLGLVLPPTMNIVGIRSKSPDVGMLVRELREMGWAVSSMQDFMRIVVMPHLTERVVDMFIDALRSIVGRFAHEV from the coding sequence TTGGGGGAAAGTGAAATTAGAGTTTTGAGAGAACTCTCACGACGCTTACGTAGTGAACCCTCCTACAGGAGGGGGCGAATACTCAGCTCTATGTGTACTCTCCCCCATCCGCTGGCTTTGAAGACGTATATGCAGTTTATTGATAGAAACATTGGAGATCCAGGCCTGTTTCCGGAAACATCTGAGATTGAGAAGGATGTCATCAGAACGTTGGGGGGGTGGCTGGCAAACCCAGATGCTTGTGGCTATATAGTGTCGGGTGGGTCTGAGGCGAACCTAACGGCTCTATGGGTTGCGAGAAACGCCGCGAAGAAGACAAACCCCGAGGTGATTCTTCCAAAGACAGCCCACTTCTCCTTCGAGAAAGCTGCAGATCTATTAAGAATCAAACCAGTCTATGTGGATACAGACGAGAATTTCGTGGTTAAAGTTGATGAGGTAGAGAGAGCAATCAGCGAGAACACTGTTGCTATAGTAGGGATCGCGGGCACTACGGCTCTAGGCACCATCGACCCGCTCCCTGAGCTCTCAGAGATTGCAACTCGACACGGCGTTAGCTTGCATGTCGACGCAGCCTTCGGAGGATTTGTAATACCCTTCCTCAAGGAGATGGGCTACACTCTGCCTGACTTCGACTTCAGGCTGCCTGGGGTTTGCTCTATTACGGTAGACCCGCACAAAATGGGAATGGCGCCGATCCCTGCGGGTGGAATTCTCTTTAGAGGGGAGGAATTGTTGAAGGACTTTGGGGTAAAGACACAATATATTATGGGAGGTGGAGCCCGCAGCCGCACCTTAGGGGGGACTAGGCCTGGCGCATCAGTGTGCGCCGTCTGGGCTCTTCTCAAGTATCTAGGCTGGAGCGGCTACCGGAGAGTGGTACGCCGTTGTATGAGGTTGACTCAGAAGATATCTGAGGAGGTTATGAGAATAGAAGGCTTAGGGCTGGTTCTGCCGCCAACCATGAATATCGTCGGCATAAGATCCAAGAGCCCAGATGTAGGTATGCTTGTCAGGGAGCTTAGAGAGATGGGGTGGGCAGTCTCGTCTATGCAGGACTTCATGAGGATCGTCGTCATGCCGCACCTAACTGAGAGAGTTGTCGACATGTTCATCGACGCTCTACGGAGTATTGTAGGGAGATTTGCACATGAAGTTTGA